From a region of the Molothrus ater isolate BHLD 08-10-18 breed brown headed cowbird chromosome 15, BPBGC_Mater_1.1, whole genome shotgun sequence genome:
- the CDHR2 gene encoding cadherin-related family member 2, which produces MIDEHAYCRRQRSGGVKMREQRQHPQGHSHRHPGRMAWCSWVLLPFLLATVSGNTVPIINSTLFYVPEDLELGQFAFQLEAYDLDNDPLNYQIEGTDAFYFSVDSKSGRVTLRNSLDREVQARLTITVRVSDGINSEVSKKVTIIVEDRNDNVPVFQHLPYEASIPENTTVHSIIYTVFANDSDTGNASKVSYRIQEVIPDNMNNLQLFYILNNGSLVLNGSLDYAKNTFYQIKILAQDGGGWLHNAWIIQNSSTYLSLTITDVPNLDPRFLNEPYSGSVPENCDLGTIVLTVTAMDQDTGVNDNISYIITNASAPFAINNTTGAITVSEPLDREQLPSDEVLLEVTAREEHPDIYGKEAQASTWVTILVTDVNDNKPQFYSCSLSSCNFSASAQNNFTGSIIEHSSTRLPVSNLNIVAYDPDKGINSSFELSLQGPNANAFTVFPTTIVGAGEVQILVQNSSLVDYEISHVMVVQIIANDTGNPTDCCSTATVTIDLIDSNDHIPEFPQSTYSLSVMENSPDGTVISPNITAYDPDSGVLGQITYQLLPENIHNVFTVNATTGALLVHNGTLLDRETRSIYYANLQARDGGGLVGTTVLEITVLDANDMAPIVIGSYFISVEEGQNVSTQIQAIDNDMPDSPNSKLGFMILPGLFSNNFTINKDTGEMHSTEPLDCEALEDEHGQMVVTVMVYDHGEPPLNTTVNVTITVGDLNDNIPVFLNQSYEFSVFEDSPGSFVGEVKATDADRTEINSRISFRLERDIGSSNFLIRSTRLGPGNYSGQLSVDPEMSLDYDTLQQKFFILTVLAENTAADNAGDKANVSVTVHILDVNDVSPTILPGSLQDVSVAENRTQQGVIHTLNAFDPDTNHSLLFEELAVACFKGDSSAGDVCWDWFLLAPNGSVLVNSSDIDYEVCDRVLLTLRVEDLYTEKGNRYSQNETLRIIIIDVNDNVPVFEAITETFVVVPEISPVELQVATVKATDADTGLGGTITFSIVSVVFVEDNGGSRPFENLFGVSTTPDKGAYIGSIRVASNLDESLKGQYKVTVEAKDGEEPVHRAQTVLSIFTVDQSYRVRLQFLTTVEEVQSNSENIKLALTTVTKAAVYVVAIRGMEDTRDTHVDAKSVMEAYFVYSNGTALDVNDLITLIQSDPVGLAELVKLGLAVIGPGEVAKPTREVELIGIIAGLAAFLLIFILIMTLVLVLTTRSYKRKLNAMKALKVATTFNPATAQQGAGIPGTNQYNAEGANPMLNRPLDPSHDLGFHEDSISVTSMNSLDENTVNAPADDNFEVEQVKMQPTDPTDKEVLVAALNMKEPTRTAYLNTTFTTTDL; this is translated from the exons ATGATTGATGAACATGCTTACTGCAGGAGGCAAAGGTCTGGCGGTGTCAAGATgagagagcagaggcagcatccccagggacacagccacag GCATCCTGGCAGGATGGCATGGTGCTCTTGGGTgctgctccccttcctcctgGCAACAG TTTCAGGAAACACCGTCCCCATCATCAATTCAACCCTTTTCTATGTGCCTGAGGACCTGGAGCTGG GCCAGTTTGCTTTCCAGCTGGAGGCCTATGACCTGGACAACGACCCTCTCAACTACCAAATTGAAGGGACAGACGCCTTCTACTTCTCTGTGGACTCCAAATCAGGCAGAGTGACACTGAGGAACTCCCTGGACCGTGAG GTCCAGGCCAGGCTCACCATCACTGTCAGAGTGTCAGATGGTATAAACTCTGAG GTTTCCAAAAAAGTCACCATCATCGTGGAGGACCGCAATGACAACGTCCCCGTGTTCCAGCACCTGCCATATGAGGCCAGCATCCCTGAG AACACGACTGTGCACAGCATCATCTACACCGTGTTTGCCAACGACAGCGACACTGGCAACGCCTCCAAAGTCAGCTACAGAATCCAGGAG GTGATCCCAGACAACATGAACAATCTCCAGCTCTTCTACATCCTGAACAATGGGAGTCTGGTGCTCAATGGTTCCCTGGACTATGCCAAGAACACTTTCTACCAGATCAAGATCCTCGCCCAG gatGGTGGAGGATGGCTGCACAACGCTTGGATCATCCAGAATAGCTCTACTTACCTGTCCCTGACCATTACAGACGTGCCCAACCTGGACCCACGGTTCCTCAATGAGCCCTACTCAGGCTCTGTGCCTGAGAACTGTGACCTG GGCACCATTGTGCTGACTGTCACTGCCATGGACCAAGACACAGGGGTGAATGATAACATCTCCTACATCATCACCA ATGCCAGTGCTCCTTTTGCTATCAACAATACAACGGGCGCCATCACTGTGAGCGAGCCCCTGGACCGTGAGCAGCTGCCAAGTGATGAAGTGCTGCTGGAAGTCACA gcacGTGAGGAGCACCCAGATATCTACGGCAAGGAGGCCCAGGCCAGCACCTGGGTGACAATCTTGGTGACTGATGTCAATGACAACAAGCCCCAGTTCtacagctgctccctgtccagctgcaaCTTCTCTGCCAGTGCTCAGAACAACTTCACAGGCAGCATCATAGAGCATTCCTCCACCAGACTGCCTGTGTCCAACCTCAACATTGTTGCCTACGACCCAGATAAG GGTATCAACAGCAGTTTTGAGCTGAGCCTGCAGGGTCCAAATGCCAACGCCTTCACTGTGTTCCCCACAACGATTGTGGGCGCAGGGGAAGTCCAGATCCTGGTGCAAAACTCCTCCTTAGTGGACTACGAGATAAGCCACGTCATGGTGGTGCAG ATCATTGCTAATGACACAGGGAACCCTACAGACTGCTGCTCCACGGCCACCGTGACCATTGACCTCATCGACAGCAATGACCACATCCCTGAGTTCCCCCAGAGCACCTACAGCCTGTCTGTGATGGAGAACAGCCCCGATGGCACTGTCATCTCCCCAAACATCACG GCCTATGATCCAGACAGCGGTGTCCTGGGCCAGATCACCtaccagctgctcccagagaaCAT cCATAACGTCTTCACGGTGAATGCCACAACCGGCGCCCTGCTGGTGCACAACGGGACCTTGCTGGACAGGGAGACTCGCTCCATCTACTACGCCAACCTCCAGGCCAGGGACGGGGGTGGCCTGGTGGGCACCACGGTGCTGGAGATCACCGTGCTGGATGCCAATGACATGGCACCCATCGTCATCGGCTCCTACTTCATCTCTGTGGAAGAGGGGCAGAATGTTAGCACACAGATCCAG GCCATCGACAATGACATGCCTGACAGCCCCAACAGCAAACTGGGCTTCATGATCTTGCCAGGACTGTTCAGCAACAACTTTACCATCAATAAAGACACAGGTGagatgcacagcacagagccactggACTGTGAAGCCTTGGAAGATGAGCATGGACAGATGGTGGTGACAGTGATGGTGTATGACCATGGCGAGCCACCGCTGAACACCACAGTGAACGTCACCATCACCGTGGGG GACCTGAATGACAACATTCCTGTGTTCCTCAACCAGTCCTATGAGTTCTCAGTCTTTGAAGACTCTCCAG GGTCCTTTGTGGGTGAGGTGAAGGCCACAGATGCCGACCGCACAGAGATCAATTCCCGCATTTCATTCCGGCTTGAAAGAGACATTGGCTCCAGCAACTTCTTGATCCGCTCAACCCGCCTGGGACCAGGGAACTACAGTGGGCAGCTGTCTGTAGACCCTGAGATGTCCCTGGACTACGACACGCTGCAGCAGAAGTTCTTCATCCTGACCGTGCTGGCAGAGAACACGGCTGCAGACAATGCCGGGGACAAGGCCAACGTCTCAGTGACAGTCCACATCCTCGATGTCAATGACGTGTCCCCCACCATCCTGCCAGGCTCGCTGCAGGACGTGTCAGTGGCTGagaacaggacacagcagggtGTGATCCACACGCTGAACGCCTTCGACCCTGACACCAACCACTCGCTGCTCTTTGAGGAGCTGGCGGTCGCCTGCTTCAAgggggacagcagtgctggggacgTGTGCTGGGACTGGTTCCTGCTGGCACCCAATGGCTCAGTGCTGGTGAACAGCTCGGACATCGACTACGAGGTGTGTGACAGGGTCCTGCTCACACTGAGGGTGGAGGATCTGTACACTGAGAAAGGAAACCGCTACAGCCAGAACG AAACCCTGAGGATCATCATTATTGATGTGAATGACAACGTGCCAGTCTTCGAGGCCATCACAGAGACTTTTG TGGTTGTCCCCGAAATCTCTCCTGTGGAACTGCAAGTGGCTACTGTGAAG GCCACAGATgctgacacagggctggggggaacCATCACCTTCTCCATCGTCAGTGTGGTGTTTGTGGAGGACAACGGGGGCAGTCGGCCCTTCGAGAACCTCTTTGGGGTGTCCACAACACCTGACAAGGGCGCCTACATCGGGAGTATCCG AGTGGCCAGCAACCTTGATGAATCTCTGAAGGGGCAGTACAAGGTGACGGTGGAGGCTAAGGATGGTGAGGAACCGGTGCACAGAGCCCAGACCGTGCTGAGT ATCTTCACGGTGGATCAGAGCTACCGCGTTCGGCTCCAGTTCTTGACAACAGTGGAAGAAGTCCAGAGTAACTCCGAAAATATTAAATT GGCCCTGACCACAGTGACCAAGGCAGCAGTCTATGTGGTGGCCATCCGAGGCATGGAGGACACCCGTGACACCCA CGTGGATGCCAAGTCAGTGATGGAGGCCTACTTCGTGTACAGCAATGGCACTGCCCTGGATGTCAATGACCTGATCAC ACTCATCCAATCTGACCCGGTGGGCTTGGCTGAGCTGGTGAAACTGGGCCTGGCTGTCATT ggccccgGGGAGGTGGCAAAGCCCACCAGGGAGGTGGAGCTGATTGGCATTATCGCAGGATTGGCAGCATTCCTGCTCATCTTCATACTCATCATGACCCTGGTTTTGGTGCTCACCACCAGGAG ctaCAAGAGGAAGCTGAATGCCATGAAGGCTCTGAAGGTGGCCACAACATTCAACCCTGCAACAGCACAGCAAGGAGCTGGCATCCCTGGGACCAACCAGTACAACGCTGAGGG GGCCAACCCCATGCTGAACCGCCCGCTGGATCCCTCCCACGACCTGGGCTTCCATGAGGACTCCATCTCTGTGACCAG CATGAATTCCCTGGATGAAAATACAGTAAATGCACCAGCAGATGACAACTTTGAGGTCGAG caggtcaAAATGCAGCCAACAGACCCCACTGACAaggaggtgctggtggctgcCCTGAACATGAAGGAGCCCACCAGAACAGCATACCTCAACACCACCTTCACCACCACGGACTTGTGA
- the GPRIN1 gene encoding G protein-regulated inducer of neurite outgrowth 1, with the protein MGSAKEPEGLQVLSCQAGAEDACEPSASSPGCPVAGECLPGSGCAAGARAMRTCCVPEAESQGTQANSVAEKKVPSSAGPAPGALLQDSSTEQSVAVATGSCGRSSGAASACGATGMGVPNTQKEDAAAPTSPVSDPCLQATSKDMGSTAALAKHVAFVEPTASTGTAELPSQEQPQDSKGTSLGAAPQTKGSEAPKHPQGCTADPPSTSTAGIGGRSEAGPSSTALGQGKAEGSSVQDVGAGSSQQPQTAKQLCESYSFEVTPPQDTGTQDMGTQVDNRVSLVSVALSPMSPPCGAAAFTFPKREAASAAPRLEPSMKDAEMQVSMPVETRSVATGPMTPVAKSPQTSYPEVQVKGTVPEVVEEEPPEPIREVSWDEKGMTWEVYGASMEVEVLGMAIQKHLEKQIEEHGRQGVVTPQDTRTGSVKGGPRKGEPKRQPSVFRALLQNVRRPRCCSRAGPAME; encoded by the coding sequence ATGGGCAGCGCTAAGGAGCCcgaggggctgcaggtgctgagttgccaggctggggctgaggacGCCTGCGagcccagtgccagctcccctggctgccccGTGGCAGGCGAGTGCCTGCCCGGCTCCGGCTGTGCTGCGGGAGCCCGTGCCATGAGGACCTGCTGTGTGCCTGAGGCAGAGTCTCAGGGCACCCAGGCCAACTCAGTGGCAGAGAAGAAGGTGCCATCATCAGCAGGACCAGCTCCTGGCGCACttctccaggacagcagcacagagcagagtgTGGCAGTAGCAACAGGGAGCTGCGGAAGATCAAgtggtgctgcctctgcctgtggTGCCACAGGGATGGGGGTCCCCAACACCCAGAAGGAGGATGCAGCAGCCCCCACTTCCCCTGTTTCTGATCCCTGCCTCCAGGCAACCAGCAAGGACATGGGGAGCACGGCAGCTCTTGCCAAACATGTGGCATTCGTGGAGCCCACTGCAAGCACCGGGACAGCTGAGCTTccaagccaggagcagccccaggacagcaaAGGGAcatccctgggtgctgctccccagaCAAAGGGCAGTGAGGCTCCCAAGCACCcccagggatgcacagcagacccccccagcaccagcactgcagggattgGGGGTCGAAGTGAGGCAGGACCAAGCTCCACTGCTCTGGGCCAGGGCAAAGCTGAGGGAAGCTCAGTCCAGGAtgtgggtgctgggagcagccagcagccccaAACAGCCAAGCAGCTCTGTGAATCCTACTCCTTTGAAGTGACCCCGCCCCAGGACACTGGGACACAAGACATGGGGACGCAAGTGGACAACCGCGTGTCCTTGGTGTCGGTGGCCTTAAGCCCCATGAGCCCCCCgtgtggggctgctgccttCACCTTCCCCAAGAGAGAggcagcctctgcagccccacGCCTCGAGCCCTCCATGAAGGACGCGGAGATGCAGGTGTCCATGCCTGTGGAGACCCGCTCAGTGGCCACGGGGCCGATGACACCGGTGGCCAAGTCCCCGCAGACCTCGTACCCTGAGGTGCAGGTGAAGGGGACGGTGCCGGAGGTGGTGGAGGAGGAGCCTCCGGAGCCCATCCGGGAGGTGAGCTGGGATGAGAAGGGGATGACGTGGGAGGTGTATGGGGCCTCCATGGAGGTGGAGGTCCTGGGCATGGCCATCCAGAAGCACCTGGAGAAGCAGATTGAGGAGCACGGGCGGCAGGGGGTGGTGACCCCGCAAGACACCCGCACCGGCTCCGTCAAGGGCGGGCCCCGCAAGGGCGAGCCCAAGAGGCAGCCCAGCGTCTTTCGGGCTCTGCTGCAGAACGTCCGGCGGCCCCGGTGCTGCTCCCGTGCCGGCCCTGCCATGGagtga